From Firmicutes bacterium HGW-Firmicutes-1, a single genomic window includes:
- a CDS encoding resolvase codes for MNYAYQRVSTIKQDEKRQEISLNQFKIDKRYVDKLSGKNKDRPQLNKLMLDTTPGDQIYIESISRLGRNVDDLRYLCKYFSEKDVVVHFIKEGFNTEGNVYKFMLTILGAVAEMEREQIVERVNEGIQKAKKYGTRSGKPIGRPGVTLPSSFSKYYQKLQSKEITSAEFARLIEVSRPTLYRYIKLFEQKKAIIKE; via the coding sequence ATGAATTATGCGTATCAAAGAGTTTCGACTATTAAACAGGACGAAAAACGGCAAGAAATATCACTAAATCAATTTAAAATCGATAAGAGATATGTAGATAAATTATCTGGGAAAAATAAAGATAGGCCTCAGCTCAATAAATTAATGCTCGATACTACACCTGGAGATCAAATTTATATTGAAAGCATCTCAAGGCTTGGGCGAAATGTCGATGATCTTAGATATCTTTGTAAATATTTTTCTGAAAAAGATGTGGTAGTTCATTTTATTAAAGAAGGTTTTAATACGGAAGGTAATGTATATAAATTTATGCTCACGATCTTAGGTGCAGTCGCCGAAATGGAACGAGAACAGATTGTTGAACGCGTGAATGAAGGTATCCAAAAAGCAAAAAAATATGGAACTAGGTCTGGAAAGCCAATAGGCAGACCTGGCGTTACTCTCCCCTCTAGTTTTAGTAAATATTACCAAAAATTACAATCAAAAGAAATTACATCGGCTGAGTTTGCAAGATTAATCGAAGTGAGTAGGCCAACGCTCTACCGATACATAAAATTATTTGAACAAAAAAAAGCTATTATAAAGGAATAA
- a CDS encoding DNA (cytosine-5-)-methyltransferase, with amino-acid sequence MGKLRVASLFCGCGGTDVGLLGNFEFLGKYYDQNDVEIVYANDIDDNACKLFELNFDIKPDNRDIREILTSDIPEFDILTGGFPCQSFSIIAQNPKRLGVKDERGKLFFEMCRILKEKQPKAFIAENVKGLLSANKGRAFPLIIEEFKSSGYDVYYKLLKSASYGVPQKRERVFIVGFRNDLNIEFNFPIESHNEEEFIPLLRVIESKVDEKYFFSEKAVQGMMKKRESMNKGRAQDVSKPCNTVGSHLAKVSLNSTDPVLLVGDRYRRFTPREVARIQSFPETFILAESESTQYRALGNAIPPVMMWHTAKEIIKTLKRADIK; translated from the coding sequence ATGGGAAAATTAAGAGTTGCATCTTTATTTTGTGGATGTGGAGGAACTGATGTAGGATTATTAGGAAACTTTGAGTTTTTAGGCAAATACTATGATCAAAATGATGTGGAAATAGTTTATGCAAATGATATTGATGATAATGCTTGTAAACTATTTGAATTAAATTTTGATATAAAACCAGATAACAGAGATATAAGAGAAATTTTAACATCTGACATCCCAGAATTCGACATACTTACAGGAGGATTTCCTTGTCAGTCATTTTCAATTATAGCACAAAATCCAAAACGACTTGGTGTAAAAGATGAGAGAGGTAAGCTGTTCTTTGAGATGTGTAGAATATTAAAAGAAAAACAGCCAAAGGCTTTTATAGCTGAGAATGTGAAGGGACTATTATCTGCTAACAAAGGGAGAGCATTTCCTTTAATTATTGAGGAGTTCAAAAGTAGTGGATATGATGTTTATTATAAATTATTGAAATCGGCCAGTTATGGTGTTCCCCAAAAGAGGGAAAGAGTTTTTATCGTTGGATTTAGAAATGATTTAAATATAGAGTTTAATTTTCCAATTGAAAGCCACAACGAAGAAGAGTTTATACCGTTATTAAGAGTAATAGAATCAAAAGTTGATGAAAAGTATTTTTTTAGTGAAAAAGCAGTACAAGGAATGATGAAAAAAAGAGAAAGTATGAATAAAGGAAGGGCCCAGGATGTATCAAAACCTTGTAATACAGTTGGTTCTCATTTAGCAAAGGTATCTTTGAATAGTACGGACCCTGTTCTATTAGTAGGAGATAGATATAGAAGGTTTACCCCAAGGGAAGTAGCAAGAATCCAATCGTTTCCCGAGACCTTTATTTTAGCAGAGTCAGAATCAACGCAATACAGAGCATTGGGTAATGCTATTCCTCCAGTGATGATGTGGCATACTGCAAAGGAAATTATAAAGACTTTAAAAAGGGCGGATATCAAGTGA
- a CDS encoding restriction endonuclease, translated as MYNIPNDYYYRLHHIRPRFKGDIENVLIYMATEITKLTELPYDEFANRVNAAIKLFPGNMHRKNKTINNWRTEISALFGFIITENGITKPGLRAIELSTSQDLVESFKVYLFNFQYPGGHIKPHETYKMIEAGIRFKPAQYILKLLQYAEKESGNRVGVTKAEVTHCIFNDLRCIRDNEDVSLTWLRINENRDHEIEYDQTGDVVRCAGDIIDYMEIANLLVTHDGKNYYINNLESEAILKFVNSTHWFTIYDKMIHSRTADLAQISSFQKSWFEYVNRDVSDTDFQTDILAFISNNPQEYDELKKSSLELIKQKLGSGELLVAKDIGDIGEGLVHGHECERVKIGGREELIHLIKRIPTQFAVGYDIQSVELDARKRYIEVKTTISSKPLQFNKIHLTTNEWNTAESIRDRYFVYRLLVSKYERKLFVMQDPVGLYKQDILQMVPRDGADITFNPNDSGAFEELLSWEN; from the coding sequence ATGTATAACATTCCAAATGATTATTACTATCGATTGCATCATATTCGGCCAAGGTTCAAAGGTGATATCGAAAATGTATTAATATATATGGCTACAGAAATAACTAAATTGACAGAGTTGCCCTATGACGAATTTGCTAACAGGGTAAATGCGGCAATTAAATTATTTCCAGGTAATATGCATAGAAAAAATAAAACTATTAACAATTGGAGAACTGAGATTTCTGCTTTATTTGGATTTATAATTACAGAAAATGGAATTACAAAACCTGGGTTAAGAGCAATTGAACTTTCAACTAGTCAAGATTTAGTTGAGAGTTTTAAAGTATATCTTTTCAATTTCCAATATCCTGGTGGTCATATTAAACCTCATGAAACATACAAAATGATTGAAGCTGGAATTAGGTTTAAGCCAGCTCAGTATATTTTAAAATTGTTACAATATGCCGAGAAAGAAAGTGGTAATAGAGTTGGTGTTACAAAAGCGGAAGTTACACATTGTATTTTTAATGATCTAAGGTGCATAAGAGATAATGAAGATGTATCATTAACTTGGTTGAGGATAAATGAAAATAGGGACCATGAGATTGAGTACGATCAGACTGGGGATGTAGTTCGTTGTGCGGGTGATATTATAGATTATATGGAAATTGCAAATTTACTTGTAACGCATGATGGGAAAAACTATTACATAAATAATTTGGAAAGTGAAGCCATATTAAAGTTTGTAAATTCTACCCACTGGTTTACCATTTATGACAAGATGATTCACAGTAGAACAGCTGATTTGGCTCAAATTAGTTCGTTCCAGAAAAGCTGGTTTGAATATGTGAATCGTGATGTTTCTGATACGGATTTCCAAACAGACATATTAGCGTTCATTTCTAATAATCCCCAAGAATATGATGAACTGAAAAAGTCGAGCCTTGAATTAATAAAACAAAAATTAGGTTCTGGAGAATTATTAGTAGCAAAGGATATTGGAGATATTGGGGAAGGGTTGGTCCATGGACATGAATGTGAGAGAGTAAAAATAGGAGGAAGAGAGGAACTAATACATTTGATTAAGCGAATACCTACCCAGTTTGCTGTTGGATATGATATTCAATCAGTTGAGTTAGATGCTAGAAAAAGGTATATTGAGGTTAAGACTACTATAAGTTCTAAGCCTTTACAATTTAACAAAATTCATTTAACTACAAATGAATGGAATACCGCTGAAAGCATCAGAGATAGGTATTTTGTGTATAGATTATTGGTTAGTAAGTATGAAAGAAAATTATTTGTTATGCAAGATCCAGTCGGATTATACAAGCAAGATATACTACAAATGGTACCAAGGGATGGAGCAGATATAACCTTCAACCCAAATGATTCAGGTGCATTCGAGGAGTTGTTATCATGGGAAAATTAA
- a CDS encoding DNA (cytosine-5-)-methyltransferase, which translates to MGKRVFTAIDLFCGCGGLSYGFKKAGFKVLLGIDNDAAALKTFELNHKGSKHICGDITQISYQENIKPLIGNKKIDLIIGGPPCQGMSLSGNRLFEDPRNKLYLSYIRLVDEIRPQAFVIENVPGLVGLFKGEIKENILKKFADMGYIVSFKILCAADYGVPQNRKRVFFVGLKDKEFIFPKEFDNKVTCEMAISDLFPLEFELGKEVDGYYTLPQNEYQKLMRKNSENVYNHVAARHSEKVQNIISLVPDGCNYKSLPDEFRSTRNFNVAWTRFGSNKPAPTIDTGHRHHFHYKYNRVPTVRECARIQSFPDIFVFWGNKTQQFRQVGNAVPPLMAQRIAEDLIKYLR; encoded by the coding sequence ATGGGAAAAAGAGTTTTTACAGCAATAGATTTGTTTTGCGGATGTGGGGGGTTGTCTTATGGGTTTAAAAAAGCAGGATTTAAGGTATTATTAGGAATTGATAATGATGCTGCAGCGCTTAAAACATTTGAACTAAACCATAAAGGATCTAAGCATATTTGTGGAGATATCACGCAGATTTCATATCAAGAAAACATCAAGCCATTAATAGGTAATAAAAAAATCGATTTGATCATAGGAGGTCCACCCTGTCAAGGTATGTCACTTTCAGGGAATAGACTATTTGAAGATCCTAGAAATAAATTGTATTTATCATATATTAGATTAGTAGATGAGATAAGACCTCAAGCGTTCGTTATTGAAAATGTTCCTGGTTTAGTTGGACTTTTCAAAGGTGAAATTAAAGAAAATATTTTAAAAAAATTTGCAGATATGGGTTACATAGTTAGCTTTAAAATTCTTTGTGCAGCAGATTATGGTGTTCCCCAAAACCGAAAAAGAGTATTTTTTGTTGGTTTAAAAGACAAAGAATTTATATTTCCAAAGGAGTTTGATAATAAAGTTACATGTGAAATGGCAATATCCGATTTATTTCCATTGGAATTTGAATTGGGGAAAGAAGTTGATGGTTACTATACCTTGCCACAAAATGAGTACCAAAAGTTAATGCGTAAAAATTCTGAAAATGTATATAATCATGTAGCTGCAAGACATTCAGAGAAAGTTCAGAATATTATTTCGCTGGTTCCAGATGGATGCAATTACAAAAGTCTGCCTGATGAATTTAGAAGTACTAGGAATTTTAATGTTGCATGGACAAGGTTTGGTAGTAATAAACCAGCACCAACAATTGACACAGGGCATAGACATCATTTTCATTATAAATACAATCGAGTACCAACTGTAAGGGAATGTGCAAGGATTCAATCCTTTCCTGATATCTTTGTTTTTTGGGGAAATAAGACCCAGCAGTTTAGACAAGTAGGAAATGCTGTTCCTCCATTAATGGCTCAACGCATAGCAGAGGATTTAATAAAATATTTGAGGTAG
- a CDS encoding DNA-binding protein — MKYITAREAAKKWGITQRRVQILCSDNRIQGVFKLGENWAIPRDAEKPQDSRKKRL, encoded by the coding sequence GTGAAATATATCACGGCTCGCGAAGCTGCAAAAAAATGGGGTATTACTCAACGGAGAGTACAAATTCTTTGTTCTGATAATAGAATCCAAGGAGTATTCAAGTTGGGAGAAAATTGGGCAATACCAAGAGATGCGGAGAAACCACAAGACTCAAGAAAGAAGAGGCTTTAG
- a CDS encoding 23S rRNA (pseudouridine(1915)-N(3))-methyltransferase RlmH: MKITLITVGKLKEDYLKNAVQEYEKRLSRYCKLDIVELADERAPENMSISQEIEVKNREGSRIMRYMNPSSYVIALAIDGAHKSSEELASHIEKLGVQGNGHLTFVIGGSLGLSDEVLQQCNEKLSFSKMTFPHQLMRVILLEQVYRCFRINLGEPYHK, encoded by the coding sequence TTGAAAATTACATTGATTACAGTTGGTAAATTAAAGGAAGATTACTTGAAAAATGCGGTACAGGAATACGAAAAAAGATTAAGTAGATACTGTAAATTAGACATTGTGGAGCTTGCTGACGAAAGAGCACCAGAGAATATGTCTATTTCCCAGGAAATAGAAGTTAAAAATAGAGAAGGTAGTCGTATAATGAGATATATGAACCCTTCTTCTTATGTGATAGCCCTTGCAATAGATGGTGCCCACAAATCTTCAGAGGAATTGGCAAGTCATATTGAGAAGCTTGGAGTTCAAGGAAATGGTCATCTAACTTTCGTTATCGGAGGATCTTTGGGGCTATCTGACGAAGTTTTACAGCAATGCAATGAAAAGTTGAGCTTTTCGAAGATGACCTTCCCCCATCAATTAATGAGAGTCATTTTGCTAGAGCAGGTATATAGGTGTTTTAGGATTAACTTAGGTGAGCCGTATCATAAGTGA
- a CDS encoding UDP-N-acetylglucosamine 1-carboxyvinyltransferase — MEQLIINGGKRLNGTVSVSGAKNAALAIIPASILCKDVCIIENVPCVNDISVLLDAMIELGVKVNHIDEHTIRIDARKINTIRVNYEHINKIRASYYLLGALLGRFKEAEVALPGGCNIGNRPIDQHIKGFEALGAEVSIEHGMINAKAEALIGSNIYLDVVSVGATINIVLAAVLAEGLTVIENAAKEPHIVDVANYLNSMGADIKGSGTDTIKIHGVKKLHGTQYMMIPDQIEAGTYMVAGAITGGDVTVTNLIPKHMEAISAKLKEMGVGIEELDEGIRVFMKEPLKSIHVKTLPYPGFPTDMQPQITALLATTKGTSLMTEGVWENRFQYTDELNRMGANIKVEGSTAFITGVQGLTGAEVTSTDLRAGAALVLAGLAAEGRTVINHVDYIDRGYEHIEIKLQKLGANICRVSSEGKKDLFKVI; from the coding sequence ATGGAACAATTGATTATAAATGGTGGTAAAAGGTTAAATGGAACGGTTTCTGTAAGTGGAGCTAAGAATGCAGCGCTTGCAATTATTCCTGCGTCCATACTATGCAAGGATGTGTGCATTATTGAAAATGTACCATGTGTTAATGATATTTCTGTCTTATTAGATGCAATGATAGAATTAGGTGTGAAAGTGAATCATATTGACGAACATACCATTAGAATTGATGCAAGAAAAATAAATACAATCCGTGTAAATTATGAACATATCAATAAGATTCGTGCATCCTATTATTTATTAGGTGCATTGTTAGGGAGATTTAAAGAAGCAGAAGTAGCATTACCAGGTGGTTGTAATATTGGAAATAGACCAATAGATCAACACATTAAAGGCTTTGAGGCGCTCGGTGCAGAGGTTTCTATCGAACATGGAATGATTAATGCAAAGGCTGAAGCGTTAATAGGGAGCAATATATATTTAGATGTTGTTAGTGTAGGTGCTACCATTAATATTGTTTTAGCTGCTGTTCTTGCAGAAGGCTTAACAGTGATTGAAAATGCAGCTAAAGAACCTCACATAGTAGACGTTGCTAATTACTTAAATAGTATGGGTGCAGACATTAAAGGTTCAGGAACAGATACAATTAAAATTCATGGTGTGAAGAAGCTACATGGTACTCAATATATGATGATCCCAGATCAAATTGAAGCTGGAACGTATATGGTGGCAGGCGCAATCACAGGTGGAGATGTAACGGTTACCAATTTGATACCTAAGCATATGGAAGCAATTTCTGCAAAGCTAAAGGAAATGGGTGTTGGCATTGAAGAGCTTGATGAGGGAATCAGAGTATTTATGAAGGAACCTCTTAAGAGCATACATGTAAAGACATTGCCGTATCCAGGATTTCCTACAGATATGCAACCACAAATTACAGCACTACTTGCAACGACTAAGGGTACAAGCTTAATGACAGAAGGTGTATGGGAAAATAGGTTCCAATATACGGATGAATTAAATAGAATGGGTGCTAATATTAAGGTTGAAGGTAGTACGGCATTCATTACAGGTGTTCAAGGCTTAACAGGTGCAGAGGTAACTTCAACAGATTTAAGAGCTGGTGCCGCACTTGTGTTGGCAGGACTCGCAGCAGAAGGCCGAACAGTAATTAATCATGTAGACTATATAGATCGTGGATATGAACATATTGAAATCAAGCTTCAAAAGCTAGGTGCAAATATTTGTCGAGTATCTTCAGAAGGTAAAAAAGATTTATTTAAGGTTATATAG
- a CDS encoding DNA-binding response regulator: MNNTILVVDDEKAIVDILEFNLRRDGYEVIKAYNGEDGLKLFREKNPDLVLLDIMMPKIDGLQVCKEIRSESNTPIIMLTAKAEEVDKVIGLEFGADDYVTKPFSVREVLARVKANIRRRAMDVKELDQAKELTFDHMVINLDRYEVRKSDVVIDLTVREYELLVFLATQKEQIFTREQLLEKVWGYEYFGDVRTVDVTVRRLREKVEEDSSNPKYVLTKRGIGYYFKG, encoded by the coding sequence ATGAATAATACAATATTGGTAGTTGATGATGAAAAGGCTATTGTAGATATCTTAGAGTTTAATTTAAGACGTGATGGATATGAAGTAATTAAGGCATATAATGGAGAAGACGGGTTAAAACTATTTCGCGAGAAGAACCCGGATTTAGTACTTCTAGACATTATGATGCCAAAAATAGATGGATTACAAGTATGTAAGGAAATTCGCAGTGAATCCAATACACCTATTATCATGTTAACTGCTAAAGCAGAGGAAGTAGATAAGGTGATTGGCTTAGAATTTGGTGCAGATGATTATGTAACGAAGCCTTTTAGTGTGAGAGAAGTGCTTGCTAGAGTGAAAGCAAATATTAGAAGACGTGCCATGGATGTGAAGGAACTTGACCAGGCAAAAGAACTAACCTTTGATCATATGGTTATCAACTTAGATAGATATGAAGTAAGGAAAAGCGATGTAGTGATTGACCTAACCGTTAGAGAATATGAGCTACTGGTATTCTTAGCTACTCAAAAGGAACAAATATTTACAAGAGAGCAGCTGCTAGAAAAGGTATGGGGCTATGAGTACTTTGGTGATGTAAGAACAGTAGACGTGACAGTGAGAAGATTAAGAGAAAAGGTCGAGGAAGATTCCTCTAATCCAAAGTACGTATTAACCAAAAGAGGTATTGGATACTATTTTAAAGGATAG